DNA sequence from the Ischnura elegans chromosome 8, ioIscEleg1.1, whole genome shotgun sequence genome:
ccgagacagcgagggaaaaacctgtcgtccgcggagggggtggatggaagtttttctccattccaccaacacatgagggccaagcgactccggcagcgagagaggagccaccagctgaagcggttattgagccgaccatgcgatatcccagacgggtgacaagggaACCACAAATgtttcaagccgggctctgaggaaggagtaattccgggggtgggggtggtctcttttcttttcctttcgtttcagaggtaagcagatgaaggcgccaactttccgagatccgaggacagcgaaggttctCGCTATGccgaccgtcgcgagggcgcgacgcctttgaaaggagggggcagtgtaggAGAGCGCTGTCGACTGCTCagggcatggactcttgggggaaacccaagaggtgggggcgtgaagccctcaacggaaAAAGGGCTTTtaggcccgttgtaaaagagagagaataaagagttgtgttttgaacctcgaagtgagcgaacgttattttgaatatcattctccagcgaaccggcgctacacctcagaaagccgtaaaactcaccatttttaactatttacctttaaaattttctgggggagggcccccgcacctcctgcttactaTGGCGGGTACTCCATACTCCCCACtcctccccagtattagttgcgcctagcCTAGCTACTCCTAGCTGCCCCCCTGTCTAGGAGCGGAGGAATAACAACTCATGGAAGCCAGGTCTatcacgtagcctccgagtctctagcatgTCCCAAACTAATCCGTGTAATAGATGTGTAACGTTCTCCATGCACATATACATACACACATATTCGTGTAATATTACGTGAATAATTAGTATACAAGTTACGTCTTCATGAAGATTAGTTTCCCGAATATCTACCGCAAATTCAATTCCCATTTAAGTAGCAATAAAAGCTACGGAACGTATAGCAAACTTAGCAATTTTAAGAAATATAGGACTTTTAACTTTCTATATGACTGTATTTCTGATAAAATCTCGAATTGCATTTAGAGAATGATGATTGGTGGGAAAATATATGAATGtgttccttttattttcaatacatatttcatatttaaagagCATTTAATGCATATCTAGGGGTCCTATTGATTGCTGTATCCTGGAGATACATCACCCCCAGCCGAACGCCCAAGAGATGGCTGCAAAGGCACCATTTTGCGTTATAAATACACATGATATCCGAAGAAGAGTTCGTTGTATTGAAATTCTCCCCTTAAAATAGCCTTACCTTACCGTCGCACTatggtacatctacatctgcaaataccctgcgagccacctccagggtgcttggtagggggtgatcaccaccatgcaacatgcaattggactcccacatgcacaccaaacagtccaaaaaacgtcacttacactaacaaattatactaccatatgctgttagaaataaaaataaaattaagaaacatgcataaagttttacataggttagtaggctacactacaagtcatgcaatctatttatgatttCTATCGCTGCCGTCTATCGCccagagcatcagggtcttgtcttaaattcagccccCTCGATAaataatgcagaatattttatttctaagtgaatgattttttccccaatttaaatattattttatagatatcaaGTCGTGCAATAATGTGAGAAGGCATTTTCATATGAATGGCGGAAGGAGCCTAactacaattgaaaaataaacaattaatttgtaGAACCCATGGTCATCCAATGTcttaatgagtacacggggaagaacgtgtgGTAAATATGTAACAGACACGAGTAATCCATAAGTTAAAgcagaactgagggtatgatacacattttaaaaacctagaagttcccgtggaaataccccgttaagacggtcaaaggctccgctctgcggtgtcataaaacggccgttttcgcagtagaatcctgggggtcagggataggagagtaaagaaggtataagagtctcagctggtgtctttcttgTAGGCCTTtttatgagtcccaggaaaaaactaactttttcgagatttgaacgcttttaatagaagcatggtcttcgatcgtatccaaagaaaacgaaatgaacttcaatgaaacgtgcacttacctcggctgaaaaacctccaaagTCTTCGCCATataccatttgagaatcggtgtcttgtagcaaaacataaaaacggtgaatgccgagcgttaaaacccatacagcttcaataaccttaccgcgtcgcggctaatccatctcccgacgcgcggagacgaaccctgccgcgcgatcgaaaaatcgatgcaatttccggcgacgcaaacttatttcaaagataactgcataagcacctcaagagatcttcaaagaatgctctcatataagttactccgcgtgactttgccgaaaacccatttgaaactctacctaaatgtaaactttgtcgaaaaacagtgtccgccattttgtaactgcacggtaacaatttatcgataatatcatttaagattacggaaaattaaagaaaaaaccctatgtcaacagattatgtggttttttattccggaaaaatccacccataacttcaccatctacttactttggaagattttcagagaaaattgaagacctccgtttttatagaaatttgctcacgtttgagcctctgtatctcagtaacgggtgagatctatgtcaaataaagtaaatatacataaattttaatcatttttgagtataattgcaaaatttcaagtttataattcaaaaaaagtcattttgttattttgtccggctttttccgatttccgcccatgTGCGCTGCGACGAAACTActtgtacctgaaaataaatggGTGGAATTtaacaaaatgtttcttttcactTATGGTAAAACACAATAGTGTCGAATTCGTAGTAGAAAAATCGGTATTTTTCTAACGAAGAGCCATTTTGGGAACGTGCATTCAAGATATTAAGTAATCATTACCGGGCGAATTATTTGAATGACGTTTTCTCAGGATTTCCACCAGTGCAATTCGCTGTAAAGCACTAGCCTTTCAACGTCCAtcgttacatctacatctacataataccctgcgagccatctcttgGGTGCTCGGCAgtgggtgacaaatcaccaacatgccgCATGccagaggaccgccacatgcacactgctcggccatagaaatattatgcatactagcaaaatacacatgcttattcataaaaaatacttgctAATGGTTATCGGGGTAAAAGAGCTTATTTTTGCGCCACCGCATTTTCTCCCTGAtgacgagtcgtccgttgaaatgTTGGTGATATGAAACAAATTTAACGGGTGGAATTCCGGAGAAGACTTCGCGCTTGCATTCAAGAGATAGTGGTTATCTCTCATCAAACATGCAATAGTCACTCCACAACAAAACTATGGACATATGCAGCGCCTTTACACAGCGTTTAGAGAgactaatattttgttttacagccatacattaattatgaaaatatttctttaacaaatgaagttttttcgattatgaaaagttataaaattaggttaaaaccctctatttaataccctatttttcaaaaactttcacccctgattttggacccctcccttcggacaaaattcctggctacgccactgcttacaGTTAAAGTAAAGTCTCCCAGTAAATACTAGCAATAGTATTGAGACGAGGAAGATATTCCTGACAACTTGGGTATGAAGTATTGATCTGGCATTTTGATGTGAGATGTGGACCCCACGGAAGAGTGAAATGACCGAAATTAATGCTGCAGAAATGCTGTtttggaagagaagaagaagaaccaGGTGGACCGacagaaaaattaattgatcACCACGAAGGTTCAAAAGTAGACcatgcataaaaaaagaaaagttgcAGTTGGAAAAAATAGGTAAGCGGAGCTCATCGGATACTTACCCTGGTATGACAAATTcataaagaatattaaaataggaaattaatGATTGTGAATTAAAGAATTCTTGGCAAAACACAGATAAAAAGACAGAGAACTTCATACATATGCATTGACGATGGAAATGGGATCAAAGCGTAGTcaggggggcacgtgtccccatACCCTATCCAAATaaatttagcagaaaaaaaaccTATTAAACAAAATTCTTCTCCATCAATATGTTTTTAGCAAAACTGCTTCCCGAAAACCCATCTATTGTGTAGTTTCaagtgccaaaatagcataaaatgtgatttctgtAGATAAAAAATGCTcatattcctttcctttccccATGGGGGGAAATATCATCTAAAATTGAGACAGAGTCAACAATAAGTATCGCTGGGATACAAATATGTGAATGTAACAAGAAACCTATCTACTGCCCCCAAAAAGTAACAGCAATTGAATGAAAAAGCTCAACCATTCAGTAAGTGAGAGTtcgaaaaattattcgtcaagcgtattcagAAGACGCTTACATTCATAATGAATGCTCAGGCGAagtgaaatttgaaaggccaATAAGTGGTCAAAAGGTAAAATTAGATACAAGAAAACAATATAcggcaacatttaaaaaaatccgtcGCTTTCATCAAGAGATCTTCTTGATTCATTTTACTCCTATTTTAAGAATCTCACTCCGCACGAGGAAGACGCTTGACACAAAATTTGTTCCATTGTAGACTAAATATTTTAGTCTCgtgcatgtaaaaaaattgcttCTATTTCTTGTAAAGATTTATAATTAGCATTACAATGGCAACTTTATGGCATGTAGCATCTTAAAAGGTGATATaatactgaaaaaatgaaattagcctaccattcattcctcaggaCCTCTCTCCAATGTAGAAGAAATATCACTCGTATAACTATTGCACCACTAATTTACACGGATGACttgaaataataagataaatgcaCACATTTAAATAAGGTCGTCATCATACAGATGCGAGAgttcaaaatacataaaaaatgaattttgaaatacaattgcAGCAGCATCAGGCTACTAAGATTTCGGGTTAGAAGGtgtaaaaaaggattaaaaagtCTCAAacaacccagtcaacacaacaattgtggccacaatgtggccgcactgtggtcatagtgggttgccatgatggccccatagtggttttgacccccggccatagTGTGGCCAAAGTGTGGCCGGCCATAATATGGTTTAAGTGtggataatacactttctttatatcaatataatcaatcaacttccatttaaataacttaccaactaacctgtatcaatagcaaccgtaatatacttatgtttacaaatgtttggtttgccaatcaGTGGCAtcagtgtggccatagttgcgcatgcttggcaagccaaactatggcttgccgcatggcaaccacagtctggccatagtatggcaagctgtggctagccatagccatagttcccacaggtaaaccacaattcggccACAGTGCGGCCATAATTGATGTGTTCACTGGGAATTGGGATAAAGTTAATCAATAACAGCGAATCGTGACGACTACACAAAGGAAAGGCTCCTGTTTCAACTCTCAgaacgaaatattttgaaatcagtTTTGGAGTCTTGGTGTGGTAGGCCGATCTGCGATGACGGTGAAGAGTCAAATGCCACAGTTTCACAAAACTTTCAAGTACTGCAGAGACAGGCCGCGGAAAGGTCTTGAGAATTTTATAGCGGGAAGAGCTACGACGAAAGCTCAATTACGATCGCTATTAACCAACGACGGGGACAAATCGGTATATTTTAGCTGCTCTctaaaccagtggcgcagcgaggtggaggggggggggttcgggggtcaaccccccccccccccagagctcagagaaatgttaaagtttaatccattttacttagttggatttatattactaatagaatactgtaaggatgaataaaatatccatcggaaagccgtaaaactaaccatttagaaccatttatctttaaaattccgcaatttattaatctcgcacttaccgcttatcctggtgggaattccatacccccactcacccatgaccacctagatactgaGTATGTAGGTGGTCAtgacacaccccggtattagttgcacctaaaccccccccccccagccttaattcctagatgcgcccctgCTCGAAACAGTTCGCAAATTATTCAAGTAGCAAGAGCGGAACTTGACAACACTTGGACAACGATTCATAAATGTAAGAAATCGGCCAAGTTTTTATCACGATCTACCTTAGTGCCTAGATACCGCAGAAGAACCAAAGGATCTATGCAAGGGAGAATTTATCACCTGATACGTGAGACATGCAGACAACGGTGAAgtcactctaactaaattattaGACATCGGACTCAAATGATGAACAATCTAATCTCCCTTGCTTCATACTCGCAATCGAACCCGTGGAAATGAACAAGCGGTGATAATGAGGGacgaattagaaaaaaatattcccacaatcCTCGTATCTTATGCAGGAACAAAAACTTCATAAATACCACGGACGAAgacaaaaaatactttcttcaAAACGTCGAGATTCTTTGTGGAGAATATAGCAGGATCTTACGCGAAATAAAGCTTAATCAGATCTGAGATATCACGAATTATTAACGAAATTAATCACAGCAAATTTACTGATAATTCAAAAcccaaaactgaaaataaatcgGACATATATGAAATGGGGAACCAATAAGTGTAACAGAGCTTACTTACCTACCTCTTAATACGCAGCCGGTTACTTCCATACTGACGTGAGAAGGTTCGAAGGACCCGAGATTGAATGGCGTTGAGTCACGTGATTGAATAACgctatgacgtcacgaaaaataCTTCcgatatattttccttaaaaaaaataaagatggaCCTTAGGGTGAAATGAATGAATAGAATagtattgtaattaattttataatttaatgttttgtAAATTGACCCTTTCCTGCtatgaacgtacctggtacgttcgcacggcaggctactgtgaacgtactttttctttttCCCTGGCATGCaatttcgccgaagcacttcgaagggtccctaatccgggaccctttcctcgacgagctcaccctcgctggcccatcTTTTCGACCCTCCGaacggggggcctccctccccaaaagtgattGCTCTGACtgtattttgaaaatctatcaatcaatccgattaTCAAAATATGATTAATTACATCGCACTCCtgtcaatcaagcaatcaagtacgtctttgaaccatgtttctgcgatgagaaataacgaatttgttaactttgttaaaatggccattttccggtaaTCCGCAGCcatgtttttagcaaagttaaaaaatcgttatttttcatcgcagaaacacggttcaaagacgtacttgattgcttgattggcaggagtgcgatgaaaacaatcattttttgatgatcggattgattggctgattttcaaattgcagtcggagcggtcacttttggggagggaggccccccgctctgagggtcgaagagaggggccatcGAGGGTGAgatcgtcgaggaaagggtcccggattagggacccttcaaaGGGTGCACCATGCCCATCCTGGAAATACCTGCTTCATTGCCACacaaaacgcattttaaccttttcgccgcatgtgagcagaaggttttcggagattgaacagcagtgaaagggttaatttataataatttagttttccgACGTCTTGTTTCCATAGCGCGGGCAACTAAAACGCTACCTCCTGATCACTACACTTTCAACGCAGATTGTCTTTTGTTTCCCTTTCCTCTCGTCTGCTTTTCTTCCCTTCAGTACTAAGTTCGTTAGTGTCAGTGTCCGGAGGCTTTTGACTTTACGACGGCTTCAATAGTCTATTCAACCACGCATCGCTGAATTCTATTTCTCATCCATCCCACCTCCGAACTTTCGCTCTAGGCACAACGGTATCTCCTCCGCCGCCGTAGGCGGAAATATGCTCAACCGTCTTTGTTAAAGGTCAGCTGATTACCAGCCGTTTTCTTGCGTCATTTCAAACAACTTCCACGCCGTAAAGCGACCTGTGCTAAGGCCACCGTCCATAAGTTTATATCTCATCGTTGTATCGCCTAATATGCAATGGATACACGGGTGCAGCGACGTGACAATTCCGTGCAAACAGGACACGCTTGAAATATTCAAAACGATTGATAATTATGTGTGAATGTGAGGACAGGGCATAAAGATTATCTACGTTACGAAATTCACTGGATGGATCCTAATTACGTCAGGGAGAAAACGTTATTCTTGTGCAATTTTAGtgccatatttatttatatcgcaTGTATATCTCGGCTAAGCGCGCCGGTTGTCGTGGGACTGTTATGAAAGTACAAAAATTTGCACGATCAGCATTAGCATTTTCCGATGCCATTTCACTACCTATCGAGTCCCAATACGTCCCCAAGGAAATGCAGTTACAAAAACAGATTTTTATTCAAACTTAGGAATCCTCAATTTTATTCTCCGAAAATCTATCTTTTGTTGtctttttttgtataattttcggCTAACCTCAGCGATCTCCGGTTCTTCGTGACAGATTTCCTGTTCAGTGTTTGTGAGGGCGAAATAAGGGGAGAATTTGGAACAGATTTCGAGCAGAATTCCACGGAAGTGTTCATGGTTACGACAGTGATGAATCACAAAGTCTTATGCATGTAAGTTCCatcatagtttaaaaatatttcttgaatctTTCGGGTTGCCTCCCTTTTTCTCAGTATTTCACAGGGTTTCCGCCTTCATCGTGCACTTTTCCTAtagaataaaatgtgattatatcGTTAACAATTTAACAGTCTACCGCCGGCTCGAGACGTAAGCTGGATACTGTATGGCATCCACTCCTCATCCCTCTTTACCTATTTGAAGGTCGGCTGAAAAGGGTAGTTTTATGGCACTGAggccctgataaaaataaactcctccattaaggagaggtttaccctccattgagggtacaggaaggataggtgtacccttcctgtacccttcagcaagggtacacgaagggtattttagaacattggtgggtacgccctctccttcctggagggtacgggaagggtttggccagcctcgatgaagggtacaggaaggataagagtacccttcctgtacccttcagcaagggtacaggaaggataggagTACCCTTCTTCGTACTTTATGGAGTACGTCGTCTTTATGGATTTTCGGCaggccgtataatcttggcgGAACTGGAGCTTGTGGTACTAGTTTCTTCCGTTCTTCCTCAGGTATTTTTGCCTCCTTGATGAGGATCTTGGTTTTTCTGACTCTACTCTCCGTCGGGTCACTTTTTAATGGTCGGTATGCTGTATCTTTAAGAACATCCTCGATCTTTTTGTCGTATTCATCCCTTTTCATGATGACTGTTGCATTACCCTTGTCTGCTGGTAAGATGACGATATCTGAATTGTTTCGTAAGCGGTGAAGAGCAGCCCGTTCATCCCTTGTGATGTTGGACTTTGGCAATTCGGCCCTCTTTAGGACCATCGTCACTTCTCCTCTGACCTCCTCGGCTTCTTCATTTGACAGCTTTCTGATGGCTTGTTCTATCCCACCGATGATGTCAGCGTAGGGGATTGTCCTTGGTACTGTAGCGAAGTTAAGTCCTTTTGACAAGACAGATTGGGATGGCTCGTCTAAGACTTCCTCTGATAGATTAACAATGGTCCTGGTATTGTCTGGTGGACAGACATTTTTCTCTGGTGGGAGCAGATGGTTGAACTTCTTTATTTGCCTGGCCGTGTCCTTGCGTAGCTGTAGCTCCCCTTGAGCAGTGGCGATGGCGTCTATGTAATCCCAATCCGTTGGTGCGAGGGAGGTCGCTAGTTGTAGATGCGTAGACTTCAACTTCCTCGCGTTTTCATCTAAGGCTCTTCTCTTGTATTGTATCCGTTCACGGACGAGCGCTCGGCCGGCCCTCTCCGTGATTCGTTGTGCACGGGACGACTTGATTGATGTCCCCAACTTGGCAAAACTTGGAATAAGCCCATGGTCCCTGCACCGTAGCAGAAAGGTCAGAGAGCTAAGGAGCTTGGCTCTCTCCTTCCTCAGATCTTCGAGGCGGCGGATTGTGCGATGCGGAGTGCCTCTGAGGCCCATCGTAAGTGCCATCGATTCCCCAACGTACAACCTGGCGAAATATCTTACTGGCATCATCTCACCTCTGGTAGGAACCTGTGGACATAACATCAAAAACTCTTCAGAGTTTGTCAAGACTCTTCAAAACGTCCAATTAGATCCAAGTGACATAATGGTGAGTTTCGATGTGGTCTCATTATTCACCAAAGTGCCCCTGAAGGAAACACTTCAGCTCCTGAGTGCGCgcttcaatgcaaaaatagtCAACCTCTTCCAACATGTCCTCACAACAACGTACTTCCAATTCCGTGGTGAATTTTACGAGCAGACTGATGGTGTAGCAATGGGTTCTCCTCTCTCACCAGCCATCGcaaatttcttcatggaagattttgaggagAGGGCCCTATCGACAGCCAAGATCAAGCCGAAATATTACTTCCGCTATGTTGACGACACCTTCATCGTGTGGCCGCATGGACAAGAGACGCTACCTGCTTTCCTGCAGCACATGAACAGCCTCCATCCCAATATCCAATTtactatggaaatggaaaaagatGGGTGCCTCCCATTCCTCGACGTCCTTATCCGCAGAAAAGAAGACGGAAGCTTAAGTCACAGAGTATACCGCAAACCAACGCATACGGATCTATATCTCAACGGACTTAGCCACCATCACCCATCTCAACGAAATGCAGTGTTGACTTCACTTTTTCACCGAGCCAAACGCATCGCAGATGAGGAGAGCCTGCCGCAAGAGATAAACCACTTACGAACTACATTCCAACGAAACGGCTATGGGAAGACAGAGATTATGAAGGCCCTTAAAAGGACCTTTCAAGATCAACGCGCAACAAAAGAGTTTTTGGCTTCTGAAGATAATGACAAAGCTAAGCCCATTGCCAAGGCTGCTCTTCCATATGTTTCCACAATCTCGGGGAAATTGTCTCGTATTCTCAGAAAACGCAACATTGAGACAATTCACAAGCCACCAGGAAAACTACGGATCCAACTTGTGAAGGTTAAAGACAGAATGGGACTCAAGACCTCTGGCGTCTACCAAATACCCTGTGAATGTGGAGATAGCTACATTTGGGAAAcaggaagaacaattgaaaccaggatatcagaacataagcggtgcattagacttggatacccggaaaaatctgccgtagccgaccactgcattaaaaacaatcacaccatcaagttcaatgaaacaaaaatcctctgcaaggcaaagggatattgggaccgccttacaaaggaagctatcgaaatacgaatcacaaataataaaatgaatagggacgcgggtttcaacctta
Encoded proteins:
- the LOC124163714 gene encoding uncharacterized protein LOC124163714; protein product: MGLRGTPHRTIRRLEDLRKERAKLLSSLTFLLRCRDHGLIPSFAKLGTSIKSSRAQRITERAGRALVRERIQYKRRALDENARKLKSTHLQLATSLAPTDWDYIDAIATAQGELQLRKDTARQIKKFNHLLPPEKNVCPPDNTRTIVNLSEEVLDEPSQSVLSKGLNFATVPRTIPYADIIGGIEQAIRKLSNEEAEEVRGEVTMVLKRAELPKSNITRDERAALHRLRNNSDIVILPADKGNATVIMKRDEYDKKIEDVLKDTAYRPLKSDPTESRVRKTKILIKEAKIPEEERKKLVPQAPVPPRLYGLPKIHKDDVLHKVRRRVLLSFLYPC
- the LOC124163715 gene encoding uncharacterized protein LOC124163715, with protein sequence MVSFDVVSLFTKVPLKETLQLLSARFNAKIVNLFQHVLTTTYFQFRGEFYEQTDGVAMGSPLSPAIANFFMEDFEERALSTAKIKPKYYFRYVDDTFIVWPHGQETLPAFLQHMNSLHPNIQFTMEMEKDGCLPFLDVLIRRKEDGSLSHRVYRKPTHTDLYLNGLSHHHPSQRNAVLTSLFHRAKRIADEESLPQEINHLRTTFQRNGYGKTEIMKALKRTFQDQRATKEFLASEDNDKAKPIAKAALPYVSTISGKLSRILRKRNIETIHKPPGKLRIQLVKTRR